From a region of the Pseudomonadota bacterium genome:
- a CDS encoding VWA domain-containing protein, with translation MTWHSSDMLWLLLVVPVVIAAGLVGWKLRTNAAARFGKAARSMIVGRSTALRATRGVLLVLGLTLTIVALARPQYGSRTRMLRKRGVDVVFVMDFSKSMLAQDVRPSRIERAKAEVTKFIGELGGDRVGIVAFAGETMEFPMTVDYAAAALFFRELGPLDMPVGGTAIGRALTAATRLLQRSIPKHKAQAAAERSQVVVLMTDGEDHEGDPVEAARELAQTGARLHVVGIGSRTGEPIPTYALDGTWTGYMRDEDGKPIVTALTADNEKQLRRIAQAGGGRYLRAKHGSVGMAKIRQAMTRMKQRELKARRITVHEERYALVLLPAFLLIVLEALLPEAWIGRRRQQGQP, from the coding sequence GTGACCTGGCATTCATCCGACATGCTGTGGCTGCTCCTGGTGGTGCCTGTCGTGATTGCTGCCGGACTGGTTGGATGGAAGCTCAGGACCAACGCCGCCGCGCGCTTCGGAAAGGCGGCCCGGTCGATGATCGTCGGCCGCTCGACCGCGCTGCGGGCAACGCGGGGGGTGCTTCTGGTGCTGGGGCTGACGCTGACGATCGTCGCGCTCGCCAGACCGCAGTACGGCAGTCGGACCCGCATGCTGCGCAAGCGAGGTGTGGACGTAGTGTTCGTCATGGACTTCTCGAAGAGCATGCTCGCCCAGGATGTGCGCCCGAGCCGCATCGAGCGAGCCAAAGCCGAGGTGACCAAGTTCATCGGCGAGCTCGGCGGCGACCGCGTCGGCATCGTGGCCTTTGCGGGCGAGACCATGGAGTTTCCGATGACCGTCGACTACGCCGCTGCGGCGCTCTTCTTTCGCGAGCTGGGGCCGCTCGACATGCCCGTCGGTGGCACGGCCATCGGTCGCGCGCTTACTGCCGCTACCAGGCTCCTGCAACGCTCGATACCGAAGCACAAGGCTCAAGCTGCTGCCGAACGCTCGCAGGTAGTCGTGCTCATGACCGACGGCGAAGATCACGAGGGTGATCCGGTCGAGGCTGCCAGGGAGCTCGCACAAACGGGAGCCAGGCTGCACGTGGTGGGCATCGGTTCCCGTACGGGCGAGCCGATTCCGACCTACGCGTTGGACGGGACCTGGACCGGATACATGAGGGACGAGGACGGCAAGCCGATCGTGACAGCCCTGACCGCTGACAACGAAAAGCAGCTTCGTCGGATCGCACAGGCAGGCGGCGGCAGGTACCTTCGTGCAAAACACGGTAGCGTGGGGATGGCCAAGATCCGTCAGGCCATGACGCGGATGAAGCAAAGGGAGCTCAAGGCCCGACGAATCACCGTGCACGAGGAACGCTATGCGCTGGTCCTGCTGCCGGCATTCCTGCTCATCGTCCTGGAGGCGCTGCTGCCGGAGGCCTGGATCGGCAGGCGCAGACAACAGGGGCAGCCATGA
- a CDS encoding VWA domain-containing protein: MKRVLTRLRPILWTALIALPVASLVAWSIEALYEVPLRAENLRFERPWAWTLLPAALLVLAVRGYLQRQRLPRLRVSRGSELAQAQATVSAARRLRLWVSDGLAGARTVAVALMSLALMGPQSIHARDSTEVEGIDIVLTLDVSLSMQAADISPNRFTATQHVVDDFIQKRPNDRVGAVIFGRDAYTLLPLTTDHEALRTMIDELELGVIDGRGTAIGNAIGVALNRLRRSQAKSKVVILLTDGDSNSGNVSPLQSADFAASLGVKIYTILMGRSADAPIKQGVDLFGRALWDRGSFPINPELLRSVAGKTGGESFEVSDREGLERSFHVILDRLEKSQIEDAGRVHGELFGAFVAPALALLLLEAFLGTLWLRRWP; the protein is encoded by the coding sequence ATGAAGAGAGTGCTCACTCGCCTGCGCCCTATCCTCTGGACGGCGTTGATCGCGCTGCCTGTGGCATCGCTCGTTGCATGGAGCATCGAAGCGCTGTACGAGGTCCCTCTCCGAGCCGAGAATCTGCGCTTCGAGCGCCCCTGGGCGTGGACGCTGCTGCCGGCTGCGCTCTTGGTGCTGGCGGTGCGTGGCTACCTGCAGCGCCAGCGTCTGCCACGCCTGCGGGTGTCGCGCGGTAGTGAGCTCGCTCAGGCCCAAGCGACCGTCTCTGCTGCGCGCCGCCTTCGATTGTGGGTTAGCGATGGCCTCGCCGGAGCACGCACGGTCGCCGTCGCGCTCATGTCGCTTGCGCTGATGGGCCCGCAGAGCATCCATGCTCGAGACAGCACGGAGGTCGAGGGGATCGACATCGTGCTGACTCTCGACGTGTCGCTGTCCATGCAGGCAGCCGACATCAGCCCCAACCGATTCACGGCCACGCAGCATGTGGTCGACGATTTCATCCAGAAGCGGCCCAACGACCGGGTGGGCGCGGTCATCTTCGGACGCGATGCCTACACGTTGCTCCCCCTTACAACCGATCACGAGGCCCTGCGCACGATGATCGATGAGCTCGAGCTGGGGGTCATCGATGGCCGAGGCACCGCCATCGGAAACGCCATCGGTGTGGCGCTCAACCGCCTCAGGCGCTCCCAAGCGAAGAGCAAGGTTGTGATCCTGCTTACCGACGGCGACTCGAACAGCGGCAACGTCTCGCCGCTTCAGTCGGCGGACTTCGCGGCCAGCCTCGGCGTCAAGATCTACACGATTCTGATGGGACGCTCGGCAGACGCGCCCATCAAGCAGGGCGTCGATCTGTTTGGCCGGGCACTGTGGGACCGCGGCAGCTTCCCCATCAACCCCGAGCTGCTGCGCAGCGTCGCAGGCAAGACCGGCGGCGAATCCTTCGAAGTCAGCGATCGTGAGGGCCTGGAAAGAAGCTTCCACGTGATTCTCGATCGTCTGGAAAAAAGCCAGATCGAAGATGCCGGACGCGTTCACGGCGAGCTGTTCGGTGCCTTTGTCGCACCCGCGCTGGCGCTGTTGCTGCTCGAGGCGTTCCTTGGCACGTTGTGGCTTCGGAGGTGGCCGTGA
- a CDS encoding DUF58 domain-containing protein — protein sequence MIPREIVKKLRKIEIHTARLANNQLAGGYHSVFKGRGMAFSEVRQYQPGDDVRFIDWNVSARMNETYVKVFTEEREMTVMLLVDLSASQRFASVARAKIETVAEVAALLAFSAIKNSDRVGLVMFSDRIERFVPPKKGKGHVMRVIAEILNARPQHAGTDLRTALDLLGHVAKRRCVAFLISDFIAARYEHNLRISAARHDLIPIQVVDPREEQLPDLGLSLVEDLESGELYEIDCSQPAVRQAFHDRVLRERTAREQLFRRLNLDHLTIFTDRAYVKPIVDLFRLRQRRMARFG from the coding sequence GTGATCCCCCGCGAGATCGTTAAGAAGCTGCGCAAGATCGAGATCCATACCGCGCGTCTGGCAAACAATCAGCTCGCGGGGGGCTATCATTCTGTCTTCAAGGGCCGCGGCATGGCGTTCAGCGAAGTGCGCCAGTACCAGCCGGGTGACGACGTGCGTTTCATCGACTGGAACGTCAGCGCGCGGATGAACGAGACCTACGTCAAGGTCTTCACCGAAGAACGCGAGATGACGGTGATGCTGCTGGTGGATCTGTCGGCGAGTCAACGTTTCGCTTCCGTTGCGCGGGCGAAGATCGAGACGGTCGCGGAGGTGGCGGCCCTGCTCGCGTTCAGTGCGATCAAGAACAGCGACCGTGTTGGCCTCGTCATGTTCAGCGATCGCATCGAGCGCTTCGTACCGCCCAAGAAAGGCAAGGGGCACGTGATGCGGGTGATCGCGGAGATCCTGAATGCCCGGCCCCAACATGCGGGGACTGACCTGCGGACGGCACTCGATCTGCTGGGTCACGTCGCCAAGAGGCGCTGCGTCGCGTTTCTGATCAGCGACTTCATCGCAGCACGCTACGAGCACAACCTACGCATCTCGGCCGCACGCCACGATTTGATACCTATCCAGGTTGTCGACCCGCGGGAGGAACAGCTTCCTGACCTGGGCCTGTCCTTGGTCGAAGATCTGGAAAGCGGTGAGCTCTACGAGATCGATTGCAGCCAGCCCGCAGTGCGCCAAGCCTTCCACGACCGCGTGCTGCGGGAGCGCACAGCACGCGAGCAGCTGTTTCGGCGCCTGAATCTCGATCATCTGACGATCTTCACCGATCGGGCCTACGTCAAGCCGATCGTCGACCTATTCCGGTTGCGTCAACGGCGCATGGCGAGGTTCGGATGA